TCCATGGTGACCATCATTCTGGTCTCGGTAGTGGACACCAGATCCATCGCACCCCCCATTCCTTTCACCTTCTTGCCAGGTATCATCCAGTTAGCCAGGTCACCATGTTTGGAAACCTGCATGGCTCCCAGCAAGGTTAGGTCGATGTGTCTCCCTGGAATCATGGCAAATGATTCATctctggagaaaaaacagcccCCAGGAAGAAGGGTGACTGTTTCCTTGCCTGCATTGTTGAGATCTGCGTCCACCTCCTCTTTCGGTGGAAACAGACCCAAGTCCAAGATACCATTTTCACTGTGAAGATGAACGGTTACACTGGGGCTGATGTCCTGGTGGCCAGAAGAGGGATTCCTATGCCTAAATTGGCATACAGGCCGTCCTAAAATTCAAGAGCTGCCCGGTTGATGATCCGTGTCCTTATATTATCTGCAGACTTGCATATTTCATCATCCTCTTTCCGGATCNNNNNNNNNNNNNNNAGATGACGTTTCCTGCCCGGTCGGCCTTCCACCCTTTCACCAAAGCAAAATCGGCCGTGACGTCGTGCTCCAGAAGGTAGTGCTGTCCCGTGGAACTCCCTCACCTCCCTGGGCTGACTCAGGATGGCGATGTGGCCGTCCTCTAAGTACTTGCTGGGTGCGCCTCCCTCCTGGGCCAGGGTCCCGTAGGCCGTGAGGGTGTGGAAGGCGGGCACGCCGGCGCCCCCGCGCAGATGCGCTCCGCCAGGGTGCCCTGGGGCGTGATCTCCAGCTCCAGCTCGCCCGCCAGGTACCGGTGCTCGCAGAGCGAGTTCTCCCCCAAGTATGAGCAGACGATGCGGGTGATCTGCTTGATCCCCAGGAAAAGGCCGAGCCAGAAGTTCCCCTCCCCCACGTTGCTGCTGACCACGGTCAAGTCCTTCACGCGGGTCTTGAGCAGCGCCCCTATCAGGTTCTCCGGGATCGCGCAGAGGCCGAAGCCCCGGACCATGATCCTCGCGCCGTCCGGGCTGTCTCTCACGGCCTCCACGGGGTCCGCGTAGGACTTGGCACGCGCGCGGGCGCTGCTGGCGAAGCCGCACACACCGCCCGTCGCCAGCGCGGACACCGAGCGGCCGGCAGGGACCCGGCGCCCGAGCGCAGACTCCAGGAGCCGCAGGGCTGCCATCGTCCGCTCCGCTCCGGCTGGGGCTCCGGCTCCGGGCCCAGCGGGGACAGGCGGTGGCCGTGCGCGCCCTGAGCGCGCGCGCGAGTCACAGGGCAGGGGGCCCCCGGCGGTGACGCGCCCGCCCGGCTggctccccgcccaccccgctCCGTCTCCGCGCTCCGAGGGCCGGAGGCGCCGAGCTTCCCGGGCCGCGAAGGCGGGAGGCGGGACCGGTCCGGACCGTCAGGCGGGACTGGAGGCATCCGGGGACTGGCGCACGGAGGCCGCGAGGCGACGTCCCTCGGGGAAGCCTGGGCGCCGTCTCCTTCCTCTCCatcgtctcccttcctccccggCGCGCTACTCccgtccccccgcccccataTCCACCTCCACGTCAGCGGTTCCCACACCTGTGTCCCCAGAGCGTACTGCCCTGGAAccacatttgtcacaactaatcAACCAATACTGGTATCTTATTATTTACTAAACATCACGATCTACTcagatttcattagttttctGCAGTGTCTTTTTTCCAGGGTCCCACGTTGGCATATAGTCATCACAACTCCTTAGGCACCTCTGGGTTGCTACAATTTCTCAGACCTCCCGTGTTTTTTGATGACCTTGGTGTTTTGAgaagtactggtcaggtattctgtagaatgtccttcagtttcgggttgtctgatgtttttctcatggtgaGACTGGGGTTCTGGGTTTGGGGGACGAAGCCCATGGAGGTGAAGTGCTGTTCCCACCCCGTCAGATCAAGGGTGTCTGGGAGCTACATGACGTGCTCATGGGAGCCTGAGCACCCGGCTGAGGGCTGCCGCTCAGGTTGCCCCCGCAAGGGTACTGCCCCAGCCCACGGCATACTTTGGGAAGCAAGTCTGTAAGTGTAGCCCACactgaaggagggggagagatgcTACACCCCCTTGAGGGGGAGTGTCTCAGAGGGCTGTTTTACAGAACGCTGAATCAGATCCTGTCCTCCTCCACTGCGATTAGATAAGATGACATTTATTTCAGAGTTACTATTCTACCCACTTCTCTCAGCCTCCTCAGTCGCTGCCAAGCCCCCTGTGCTCCAGCCATGGCGGCCCCCGCTGTACCGCAGACACACC
This sequence is a window from Physeter macrocephalus isolate SW-GA chromosome 3, ASM283717v5, whole genome shotgun sequence. Protein-coding genes within it:
- the LOC112065313 gene encoding LOW QUALITY PROTEIN: succinyl-CoA:3-ketoacid coenzyme A transferase 2, mitochondrial-like (The sequence of the model RefSeq protein was modified relative to this genomic sequence to represent the inferred CDS: inserted 3 bases in 3 codons; deleted 1 base in 1 codon; substituted 1 base at 1 genomic stop codon), whose amino-acid sequence is MAALRLLESALGRRVPAGRSVSALATGGVCGFASSARARAKSYADPVEAVRDSPDGARIMVRGFGLCAIPENLIGALLKTRVKDLTVVSSNVGEGNFWLGLFLGIKQITRIVCSYLGENSLCEHRYLAGELELEITPQGTLAERIXRGGAGVPAFHTLTAYGTLAQEGGAPSKYLEDGHIAILSQPREVREFHGQHYLLEHDVTADFALVKGWKADRAGNVIXXXXXXIRKEDDEICKSADNIRTRIINRAALEFXDGLYANLGIGIPLLATRXISPSVTVHLHSENGILDLGLFPPKEEVDADLNNAGKETVTLLPGGCFFSRDESFAMIPGRHIDLTLLGAMQVSKHGDLANWMIPGKKVKGMGGAMDLVSTTETRMMVTMEHCTKANEPKILEKCTRLLTGNRCVDRFDQEGEIIIEKAVFDVRGLTLIELWDGLMAEDIEKSTGSTVVISPNLRPMQQVET